A window of Castanea sativa cultivar Marrone di Chiusa Pesio chromosome 1, ASM4071231v1 contains these coding sequences:
- the LOC142622563 gene encoding malonyl-CoA:anthocyanidin 5-O-glucoside-6''-O-malonyltransferase-like — translation MASNNSVNILEVCRVNPLPSSLASATPSSLPLTFFDILWLRFPPVERVFFYETPPTNATFLNSIVPKLKHSLCLTLQNFLTLAGNIIWPPESHKPIISYKEGDAVSLTVAESNANFYHLSGNNFVEAVEYHPLVPDLATSHEHAPVLALQVTMFSNCGFCIGITAHHTVLDGKSLTMFRKLWAHLCKLGGNALSLVPELIPSFDRMVIKDPAGIEAIYLNQLLNLDGPHNKSLKVWEQKTPPNVVRGTFELTRTKLEKLRQLMTSILGENNNQEQPVHYISKLTLTCAYTWVCLAKAERQRVNNLICLWINADARPRLEPPMPDNYFGNCLTGCAAIAERNDLLGEKGVAVAVKAISEAIRSLDYVVLKGAENWLSLLLNVKKDNISDGVPEIAGSPRFELYNTDFGWGKPVKVELISIDKTGGICVSDSRDGTGGIEIGLFLKKREMEVFASVFAKGLEVL, via the coding sequence ATGGCGTCAAATAACTCCGTGAATATACTTGAAGTTTGCCGAGTGAATCCATTACCAAGCTCACTAGCTTCGGCCACCCCAAGTTCTCTCCCTCTCACCTTCTTTGACATACTCTGGCTTAGATTTCCGCCGGTAGAGCGAGTTTTCTTTTATGAAACCCCTCCTACTAACGCAACCTTCTTGAACTCCATTGTTCCGAAACTCAAGCACTCACTCTGCCTCACACTCCAAAACTTTCTCACTCTTGCAGGTAACATCATCTGGCCTCCAGAATCCCACAAACCCATCATCAGTTACAAAGAGGGCGATGCAGTTTCACTCACTGTAGCTGAGTCCAATGCCAACTTCTACCATCTCTCAGGCAACAACTTTGTTGAAGCTGTGGAATACCATCCTCTTGTACCTGACTTGGCAACATCCCATGAACATGCCCCAGTGTTGGCATTGCAAGTCACAATGTTCTCAAACTGCGGCTTTTGCATTGGAATTACTGCACACCATACTGTTCTTGATGGCAAAAGCTTAACCATGTTTAGAAAACTATGGGCTCACTTGTGCAAACTTGGAGGAAATGCTTTGTCCTTGGTACCTGAGTTGATACCATCTTTTGACAGAATGGTTATCAAGGACCCAGCTGGGATCGAGGCAATCTACTTGAACCAGTTGTTGAACCTAGATGGACCACACAATAAGAGCTTAAAGGTATGGGAGCAAAAAACTCCACCAAATGTGGTACGAGGCACGTTTGAGTTGACTCGTACAAAATTAGAAAAGCTCAGGCAGTTAATGACCAGCATACTAGGGGAGAACAATAATCAAGAACAGCCAGTTCACTATATATCAAAGTTAACACTAACATGTGCCTACACATGGGTTTGTCTAGCTAAGGCAGAAAGACAAAGAGTAAACAATTTAATATGTCTTTGGATTAATGCAGATGCTAGGCCTCGCTTGGAGCCTCCTATGCCTGACAATTATTTTGGAAACTGTCTTACTGGTTGTGCTGCAATTGCAGAGAGAAATGACTTGTTGGGCGAAAAGGGAGTTGCTGTGGCTGTGAAGGCCATAAGTGAAGCCATAAGAAGTTTGGATTATGTGGTCCTAAAAGGTGCTGAAAATTGGCTGTCACTACTGCTCAATGTAAAGAAAGACAATATATCTGATGGAGTACCTGAAATTGCTGGTTCTCCTCGATTCGAGCTTTACAATACCGACTTTGGATGGGGAAAGCCAGTGAAGGTAGAGTTGATTTCTATAGATAAAACAGGAGGTATATGTGTTTCGGATAGTAGAGATGGTACAGGAGGAATTGAAATTGGATTGTTTTTAAAGAAACGTGAAATGGAAGTGTTTGCTTCAGTATTTGCCAAAGGTCTTGAAGTCTTGTAA